A stretch of DNA from Streptococcus sp. NPS 308:
TGATGTTAAGAAAGACTCCTACATCAAAGGTCAGACCATAGACTCGATGGACTAGATAGGCTTGACTAGAGACTTCCATTACGAGATGGGTTCTACCATTTTTAACAGCCTGAGCCATCATGTCGAAAAGATCGATATTTTCAGGTGTTGAAAAGGAAGATTTAAAGAAAGTCTTGCCATCTAGAGTTGTGTTCATAGTTGACAAAAGGGCTGTTGGGTAGCGTTGAGATAGGATGTTGTATGCAAAGTAAGCTGCTGTTGTTTTTCCTTTTGTCCCTGTGAAAGCGAGAATTTTGAGTTTCTCTTGGGGATTACCATAAAATTCCATAGCAATCAAACTCATGGCTTTTTTGATATCGTTCACAACGATGACGGGGATACCGACTTCATAGTCCTTTTCTGCGACATACCAAGCTAAACCTTGACTTATAGCAGAAATGAGGTATTCTTTTTTAAATGCAGCGCCTTTTGCAAAAAATAGAGTATTTTCTTTGGTTGTTCGGCTATCGTAACTGATGTTGTCAAAAATAACATCGCTGTAGTTGTAGTGGTAATGTCCTTGGTCGATAATCTCACGGAAGAGACCATCATTTTTTAAAATGTCTAATATAGTTTCAATCTTTATCATACTTTCTATTGTAAACCGAAAGTCTGAATTTTACAAGTAACAAGGAAAAGTTTATAATGGAAGATAAGGAACTTTTCCTAGTTATCAAAATTGAATGAGGAAGCTATGTCTAACGAAAACAATCACCAGCAAGCCCAGATGTTGCGAGGGACTGCTTGGCTAACAGCTAGTAACTTTATTAGTCGCCTCCTTGGTGCTATCTATATTATTCCCTGGTATATCTGGATGGGGACTTATGCCGCTAAGGCAAATGGACTCTTTACTATGGGTTATAATATTTATGCTTGGTTCTTGCTGATTTCAACAGCGGGTATCCCAGTTGCGGTCGCAAAACAAGTGGCTAAATACAATACCATGCGGGAAGAAGAGCACAGCTTTGCCTTGATTCGGAGTTTCCTAGGCTTTATGACTGGCTTGGGACTGGTCTTTGCCTTGGTCTTGTATCTCTTTTCTCCTTGGTTAGCAGATTTATCAGGTGTTGGCAAAGATTTGATACCTATCATGCAGAGCTTGGCTTGGGCGGTCTTGATTTTCCCGTCCATGAGTGTCATCCGAGGTTTCTTCCAAGGGATGAATAACCTCAAGCCTTATGCTATGAGCCAAATCGCTGAGCAGGTGATTCGTGTCATCTGGATGTTGATGGCGACCTTCTTCATTATGAAGATGGGTTCTGGTGACTACTTATCAGCAGTTACCCAATCGACCTTTGCGGCTTTTGTGGGGATGGTGGCTAGTTTTGTAGTCCTGATCTACTTCCTAGCCCAAGAAGGTTTACTCAAAAGAGTATTTGAAACACGGGATAAAATCAATAGCAAGCGACTCTTAGTCGATACTATCAAGGAAGCCATTCCCTTCATCCTGACAGGATCAGCCATCCAGCTTTTCCAAATCTTGGACCAGATGACTTTTATCAGAAGCATGACTTGGTTTACCAACTACAGCAATGAAGACTTGGTTGTTATGTTTTCTTATTTCTCTGCCAATCCGAATAAAATTACCATGATTTTAATCTCTGTAGGAGTTTCCATTGGTAGTGTTGGCTTGCCACTTTTGACGGAGAACTATGTAAAAGGTGACTTGCAGGCAGCAGCTCGCCTAGTTCAAGATAGTATGACCATGCTTCTCTTATTCTTGCTGCCAGCAACGGTTGGAGTTGTCATGGTAGGAGAACCGCTCTACACAGTCTTTTATGGTAAGCCAGATAGTCTGGCTATGGGTTTATTTGTCTTTGCAGTTTTGCAGTCTACTATCCTAGGCTTGTATATGGTCTTGTCTCCTATGCTTCAGGCCATGTTCCGCAACCGCAAGGCAGTTCTTTACTTTATCTATGGTTCCATTGCTAAGATCATCTTGCAATTGCCAACCATTGCTATTTTCCACAGCTACGGTCCTTTGATTTCAACGACTATCGGCTTGATCATTCCGAATGTCTTGATGTACCGAGATATCTGCCAAGTAACGGGTGCTCGTCGAAAGATTATCTTGAAGCGAACTATCTTGATTACTATTTTGACCCTTGTCATGTTTATCTTAGTTGGTTTCATACAGTGGCTACTCGGTTTTGTCTTCCAGCCAAGTGGACGCTTCTGGAGTTTCCTTTATGTAGCTCTCATCGGAGGGCTTGGAGGAGGTCTTTATGGCTTGATGAGTCTACGGACACGACTCTTGGACAAGATAATTGGCCAAGCTCAAGCAGATCGACTACGGACACGATTGAAAATATCGTAAATGATTTATAAATAAAAGTTATAATTACAACCTTTCTATTAAAGAAAGGTTGTTTTATTGTTCAAAATATTAAAAAAGTAGAACTTTTTCTAAATTTAGTAGCAAAAAAATATGTTTTTTGACTTTTTCTTCAAAAAAAGCTTGACTAAATAAAACCAAAACTGTATAATATAACAAATATTTAAAACAGGAGGTTCTGGAAATGAAAAAGTCTAAGGCCAAGTATCTGACACTGGCAGGTGTCGTGTTAAGCGCAGGTATCCTACTAAGCGCATGTGGGAACTCAGCAAGTTCATCTAAAACATACAACTATGTTTACTCTAGTGATCCATCTAGTTTGAACTATCTGGCTGAAAACCGTGCAACAACCAATGATATTGTTACCAATTTGGTTGATGGTTTGATGGAAAATGACCAATATGGGAACTATGTTCCATCTTTAGCGGAGGACTGGACCGTTTCTAAGGATGGTTTGACCTATACCTATAAACTTCGTAAGGACGCTAAGTGGTATACATACGAGGGTGAAGAATACGCCCCTGTAACGGCTCAAGACTTCGTGACAGGTTTGAAATATGCTGCTGATAAAAAATCCGAAGCCTTGTACCTGGTTCAAGACTCTGTAGCAGGTTTGGATGACTATATCAACGGGAAAACAACTGACTTTTCAACTGTCGGTGTTAAGGCGATTGACGACCAAACAGTTCAGTACACTTTGACACGTCCAGAATCTTATTGGAATTCTAAAACAACTTCAACCATTCTCTTCCCTGTCAATGCAGATTTCTTAAAATCAAAAGGGGATGACTTTGGTAAGGTAGACCCTTCTAGTATTTTGTACAATGGACCTTTCTTGATGAAATCGTTTGTTTCAAAATCTGTTATCGAATTCAAGAAAAATCCCAACTACTGGGATGAAAAAAATGTCTTTGTGGATGATGTGAAATTGGCCTATTATGATGGTAGTGACCAAGATGCACTAGCACGTAACTTTGTAGAAGGAGTCTACAGCTATGCACGTCTCTATCCAAATAGCTCAAGTTTTGAAGGAATTAAAGAGAAGAACAAGGATAACATCATCTATAGTATGCAAAATGCAACTTCTTATTACATAAACTTCAACTTGGACAGAAAGTCTTATAACTTCACGTCTAAATCTTCAGATATCGAAAAGAAATCAACCCAAGAAGCAGTTCTGAATAAAAACTTCCGTCAAGCCTTCAACTATGCTTATAACCGTACAGCCTATGGAGCACAATCTCAAGGGGAGGACGGAGCAACAAAGATTATTCGTAACTTGGTTGTACCTCCAACATTTGTAAGCATCAACGGAAAAGACTTTGGCGATGTTGTTTCAGAAAAGATGGTCAACTATGGCCAAGAATGGCAAGGAATCAACTTTGCAGATGCGCAAGATCCATACTACAATCCTGACAAGGCTAAAGCTAAATTTGCAGAAGCTAAGAAAGAATTGGAAGCTAAGGGTGTGCAATTCCCAATCCACTTGGATGTATCTGTAGACCAATCAGCTAAAAAAGGTGTACTTGAAGCAAGCTCTTTGAAACAATCCATCGAATCTGTTCTAGGAGCTGAGAATGTGGTTATCGATATCCAACAGCTATCAACAGATGACTTTGACAACTCTAGCTACCTAGCTCAAACTGCAGCTCAAAAAGACTTTGATATCTATAATGGCGGTTGGAGTGCGGACTACTTGGATCCATCAAGTTATCTTGATATCTTAAATGTCAATAACGGTGGTATGTTGCAAAACATTGGTCTAGAACCAGGTGAGGTCAATGACAAGGCTAAGGCAGTTGGTCTGGATACTTACACTCAAATGTTAGAAGAAGCGAACAAGGAGCAAGATCCAGCAAAACGTT
This window harbors:
- a CDS encoding putative polysaccharide biosynthesis protein — protein: MSNENNHQQAQMLRGTAWLTASNFISRLLGAIYIIPWYIWMGTYAAKANGLFTMGYNIYAWFLLISTAGIPVAVAKQVAKYNTMREEEHSFALIRSFLGFMTGLGLVFALVLYLFSPWLADLSGVGKDLIPIMQSLAWAVLIFPSMSVIRGFFQGMNNLKPYAMSQIAEQVIRVIWMLMATFFIMKMGSGDYLSAVTQSTFAAFVGMVASFVVLIYFLAQEGLLKRVFETRDKINSKRLLVDTIKEAIPFILTGSAIQLFQILDQMTFIRSMTWFTNYSNEDLVVMFSYFSANPNKITMILISVGVSIGSVGLPLLTENYVKGDLQAAARLVQDSMTMLLLFLLPATVGVVMVGEPLYTVFYGKPDSLAMGLFVFAVLQSTILGLYMVLSPMLQAMFRNRKAVLYFIYGSIAKIILQLPTIAIFHSYGPLISTTIGLIIPNVLMYRDICQVTGARRKIILKRTILITILTLVMFILVGFIQWLLGFVFQPSGRFWSFLYVALIGGLGGGLYGLMSLRTRLLDKIIGQAQADRLRTRLKIS
- a CDS encoding peptide ABC transporter substrate-binding protein is translated as MKKSKAKYLTLAGVVLSAGILLSACGNSASSSKTYNYVYSSDPSSLNYLAENRATTNDIVTNLVDGLMENDQYGNYVPSLAEDWTVSKDGLTYTYKLRKDAKWYTYEGEEYAPVTAQDFVTGLKYAADKKSEALYLVQDSVAGLDDYINGKTTDFSTVGVKAIDDQTVQYTLTRPESYWNSKTTSTILFPVNADFLKSKGDDFGKVDPSSILYNGPFLMKSFVSKSVIEFKKNPNYWDEKNVFVDDVKLAYYDGSDQDALARNFVEGVYSYARLYPNSSSFEGIKEKNKDNIIYSMQNATSYYINFNLDRKSYNFTSKSSDIEKKSTQEAVLNKNFRQAFNYAYNRTAYGAQSQGEDGATKIIRNLVVPPTFVSINGKDFGDVVSEKMVNYGQEWQGINFADAQDPYYNPDKAKAKFAEAKKELEAKGVQFPIHLDVSVDQSAKKGVLEASSLKQSIESVLGAENVVIDIQQLSTDDFDNSSYLAQTAAQKDFDIYNGGWSADYLDPSSYLDILNVNNGGMLQNIGLEPGEVNDKAKAVGLDTYTQMLEEANKEQDPAKRYEKYAEIQAWLVDSALAIPNVSQGGTPTLRKTVPFSSPFSQAGNKGVESYKYLKLQDKTVTADEYEKAKEKWLKEKEESNKKAQEELAKHVK